The Kribbella shirazensis genomic interval ACGCGTCGCATCCTTGGTACGCCGCGTCGCTTCCGTCTGCACGGGTGCGGTCGTCCTCGCCGCCACAGGTCTGCTCGACGGCCGTCGAGCCACCACCCATTGGGGCTTCGCGAGCATGATCGCCGATCATTACCCGGCCGTCGAGTTCGACCCGGGGCCGATCTACATCCGTGACGGGCACGTCTACACGTCGGCCGGAGTCACCGCCGCCCTCGATCTGACGCTCGCGCTGATCGCCGAGGATCTCGGCGAGGCCCGAGCTCGCGAGGTTGCCCGCGCACTGGTCACCTACCTGCACCGACCCGGCAACCAAGCGCAGATCAGCCTCCACGTCGGCGCTCCAGCACCCTCCGACCCCATCGTGTCGAAGATCGTCGAACACATCACCCAACGCCTCGGCGGCGACCTCACCACGTCCACCCTCGCAAGCCGGGCAGGCATCAGCACCAGGCACCTGTGCCGCCTCTTCCAGGCGGATCTCGGTCAGACTCCCGCCCACTACGTACGACGTGCTCGCGCGGAGGCTG includes:
- a CDS encoding GlxA family transcriptional regulator; this translates as MVLVLGYDGAELLDIACVTTTLTTGVTTAAMINGRPAGETPYEVRLLTPGGRPITCSSGLQLQAHGALERHRGPADTLVVSGGFGSGAVATDQRVVGHVRRVASLVRRVASVCTGAVVLAATGLLDGRRATTHWGFASMIADHYPAVEFDPGPIYIRDGHVYTSAGVTAALDLTLALIAEDLGEARAREVARALVTYLHRPGNQAQISLHVGAPAPSDPIVSKIVEHITQRLGGDLTTSTLASRAGISTRHLCRLFQADLGQTPAHYVRRARAEAAAQLLSTTSLPLTRIAKRCGFATTEGLRTAFNTIYGIPPSQFRLINTDAAPPQVRRSASWSPSAVRS